In Populus alba chromosome 1, ASM523922v2, whole genome shotgun sequence, a single window of DNA contains:
- the LOC118043388 gene encoding polyphenol oxidase, chloroplastic, translating into MASFISLSSSIPLAASSFLPSFPETHRVPRIKKPNRRNIPIVSCKSGKNDHEQNPATRRDLLIGLGGLYGATSLSDPFAYANPIAPPDITQCELVTLPSESDPSNCCPPTSTKIKNFEFPSASSPMRIRPAAHLVDKAYVAKYAKAIALMKSLPDDDPRSFKSQADVHCAYCDGAYHQAGFPDLDLQIHFSWLFFPWHRLYLYYYERILGRLIDDPTFALPFWNWDAPAGMQMPAIFTDPQSSLYDPLRDANHQPPTLLDLNYAKGDANPDPAKAEELYASNLNVMYRQMVSGAKKPTLFFGKPYRAGDDPSPGMGTIETTPHTQVHIWTGDPNQTNGENMGNFYSAGRDPIFYCHHSNVDRMWDLWKKIPGGKRKDFEDPDWLNSEFLFWDENKELVRVKVKDTLDTKKLRYGYQDVPIPWLKTRPTPKFTRQEKSRRAAGKTVVLTPISAFPVVLDKVISVEVSRPKKSRSATEKEDEDEVLVIEGIEYEENQLIKFDVLVNDEPDSPGGPDKSEFAGSFVNVPHKHAKKSKTTMVLGITGLLEDLEAEGDDTLVVTFVPRFGGDFVTVANVKIEFVAD; encoded by the coding sequence ATGGCTTCCTTTATCTCTCTTTCCAGTAGCATCCCTTTAGCTGCCTCCTCTTTCTTGCCTTCCTTCCCGGAAACACACCGAGTTCCCAGAATTAAAAAGCCAAACCGTCGCAATATCCCGATTGTTTCTTGCAAATCAGGCAAGAATGATCACGAACAAAACCCTGCCACCAGAAGAGATCTGCTCATTGGTCTCGGTGGACTCTATGGAGCAACTAGTCTTAGTGATCCATTTGCCTACGCGAATCCCATTGCACCTCCAGACATAACCCAATGTGAGCTAGTTACCCTGCCATCCGAAAGTGACCCCTCGAACTGTTGCCCTCCAACATCCACAAAGATCAAAAACTTCGAATTCCCTTCTGCGTCCTCCCCAATGCGCATTAGGCCTGCTGCTCATTTAGTTGATAAAGCCTACGTAGCTAAATACGCCAAAGCCATTGCACTGATGAAAAGTCTTCCTGACGATGATCCACGTAGCTTCAAGAGCCAAGCCGACGTTCACTGTGCTTACTGTGATGGTGCTTATCACCAAGCAGGCTTTCCTGATTTAGACCTTCAAATTCACTTCTCGTGGCTCTTCTTTCCCTGGCATAGACTCTATTTATACTACTACGAAAGAATCTTGGGTAGACTGATTGATGATCCGACTTTCGCTTTGCCTTTCTGGAATTGGGATGCCCCTGCCGGCATGCAAATGCCAGCCATTTTCACTGACCCCCAATCATCACTTTATGATCCCCTTCGCGACGCGAATCACCAACCTCCGACATTGCTTGATCTTAATTACGCGAAAGGAGATGCAAATCCAGACCCTGCAAAAGCAGAGGAATTGTATGCAAGCAATCTCAACGTAATGTACAGGCAAATGGTGTCCGGTGCCAAGAAGCCTACTCTCTTTTTTGGAAAACCATATCGTGCTGGTGATGATCCAAGTCCTGGAATGGGTACAATTGAGACCACCCCACACACTCAGGTTCACATCTGGACCGGCGACCCCAATCAAACTAACGGGGAAAATATGGGCAATTTCTACTCAGCAGGGAGAGATCCCATATTTTATTGTCATCACTCGAACGTCGACCGGATGTGGGACTTGTGGAAGAAAATACCAGGAGGCAAGCGAAAGGATTTCGAGGATCCTGATTGGCTTAATTCAGAGTTTCTTTTCTGGGATGAGAATAAAGAGCTGGTTCGAGTAAAGGTTAAAGATACTCTTGACACCAAGAAGCTAAGATATGGCTATCAAGATGTTCCTATTCCTTGGCTGAAAACTAGACCAACACCAAAATTTACAAGGCAGGAAAAATCACGTCGTGCAGCTGGAAAAACCGTTGTATTAACACCAATTAGTGCATTCCCTGTTGTCTTGGATAAAGTCATAAGTGTGGAGGTTTCCAGGCCAAAGAAATCAAGAAGCGCGACggagaaagaagatgaagatgaagtttTAGTTATTGAAGGGATTGAGTatgaagaaaatcaattaattaagttCGATGTCCTCGTCAACGATGAACCTGATTCACCTGGTGGACCAGACAAGTCCGAGTTTGCAGGAAGTTTCGTCAACGTGCCCCACAAGCATGCgaaaaaatcaaagacaacCATGGTATTGGGGATTACAGGATTGTTGGAAGATCTGGAAGCTGAAGGAGATGATACCCTTGTGGTGACTTTCGTGCCTCGGTTTGGTGGTGATTTTGTTACTGTTGCTAATGTCAAGATTGAGTTTGTCGCTGACTGA